In Tiliqua scincoides isolate rTilSci1 chromosome 1, rTilSci1.hap2, whole genome shotgun sequence, the following are encoded in one genomic region:
- the GNPNAT1 gene encoding glucosamine 6-phosphate N-acetyltransferase isoform X2 has protein sequence MMPAARREPDSIPMYNPLLLQELDWSQNTVTFSPAISPANPGFFKVLSQLTETGVVSPEQFTKTFELMKNSGDYYVTVVEDTSVGQIVATATLIIEHKFTHSCAKRGRIEDVVVSGECRGKQLGKLLTSTLTLLSKRLNCYKITLECLPKNVAFYKKFGYSVSEENYMYQRFFN, from the exons ATGATGCCTGCAGCAAGGAGAGAACCTGACAGCATCCCAATGTACAACCCCTTGCTCCTTCAGGAACTGGACTGGAGCCAGAACACCGTGACATTTTCTCCTGCCATTTCTCCTGCAAACCCAG GTTTTTTTAAAGTCCTGAGTCAGCTGACTGAAACTGGAGTTGTCAGCCCTGAGCAGTTCACCA AAACTTTTGAACTCATGAAGAATTCTGGGGACTATTACGTTACTGTGGTGGAAGACACTAGTGTGGGACAGATTGTGGCCACTGCAACTTTAATCATAGAACATAAATTTACTCACTCATGTGCAAAG AGAGGAAGAATAGAAGATGTGGTTGTAAGTGGGGAGTGCCGCGGAAAACAACTTGGGAAGCT atTAACATCAACTCTTACACTGTTAAGCAAGAGATTGAATTGCTACAAAATTACTCTTGAATGTTTACCTAAAAATGTGGCTTTCTATAAAAAATTTGGATATTCAGTATCTGAAGAAAACTACATGTATCAAAGGTTCTTCAATTAA
- the GNPNAT1 gene encoding glucosamine 6-phosphate N-acetyltransferase isoform X1, with translation MMPAARREPDSIPMYNPLLLQELDWSQNTVTFSPAISPANPGDGLVLRPLCSADINRGFFKVLSQLTETGVVSPEQFTKTFELMKNSGDYYVTVVEDTSVGQIVATATLIIEHKFTHSCAKRGRIEDVVVSGECRGKQLGKLLTSTLTLLSKRLNCYKITLECLPKNVAFYKKFGYSVSEENYMYQRFFN, from the exons ATGATGCCTGCAGCAAGGAGAGAACCTGACAGCATCCCAATGTACAACCCCTTGCTCCTTCAGGAACTGGACTGGAGCCAGAACACCGTGACATTTTCTCCTGCCATTTCTCCTGCAAACCCAGGTGATGGCTTAGTTTTAAGACCTCTTTGCAGTGCAGACATCAACAGAG GTTTTTTTAAAGTCCTGAGTCAGCTGACTGAAACTGGAGTTGTCAGCCCTGAGCAGTTCACCA AAACTTTTGAACTCATGAAGAATTCTGGGGACTATTACGTTACTGTGGTGGAAGACACTAGTGTGGGACAGATTGTGGCCACTGCAACTTTAATCATAGAACATAAATTTACTCACTCATGTGCAAAG AGAGGAAGAATAGAAGATGTGGTTGTAAGTGGGGAGTGCCGCGGAAAACAACTTGGGAAGCT atTAACATCAACTCTTACACTGTTAAGCAAGAGATTGAATTGCTACAAAATTACTCTTGAATGTTTACCTAAAAATGTGGCTTTCTATAAAAAATTTGGATATTCAGTATCTGAAGAAAACTACATGTATCAAAGGTTCTTCAATTAA